A genomic region of Cotesia glomerata isolate CgM1 linkage group LG9, MPM_Cglom_v2.3, whole genome shotgun sequence contains the following coding sequences:
- the LOC123271869 gene encoding cytochrome P450 4g15-like produces MRSEGDKEFNCHDYLGETVFHSLLETVMGVSKSSQGPSGYDYVLAVLRMCDILHLRHTRFWLRSDLIFNFTKHGKNQAKMLNLIHSLSKNVIHRKKMDYDAGKRNFIETTDNKDAKVTSVNGLSFGQSAGLRDDLDVDDNDIAEKKRLPFLDRLMEASQKENILTEQEISDQVNTIMFEGHDTIVVASSFFLSMMGCHPDVQENVIRELDEIFGDNDRPCSFQDTLEMKYLEQCLMETLRLYPPVPFIGRNVNTDLKLASGDYTVPAGSSIIVDTIMIHRSPKLYPNPTTFDPDNFLPEKTRNRHYYAFIPFSAGPRSCVGRKYAILKLKILLSTIMRNFRVRSNIKECDFKLQGDIILKRTEGFKVILESRK; encoded by the exons CAGTTTTTCACTCCCTTTTAGAGACTGTTATGGGTGTCTCGAAATCTAGTCAAGGTCCCAGCGGATACGACTATGTACTGGCTGTATTAAg aatGTGCGATATTCTCCACTTGCGTCACACCCGCTTTTGGTTAAGATCTGACTTGATCTTCAACTTCACCAAGCACGGAAAAAATCAAgctaaaatgttaaatctcATTCACAGTCTCTCTAAAAATGTTATCCATCGTAAAAAAATGGACTATGATGCTGGAAAACGGAACTTTATCGAGACCACAGACAACAAAGACGCTAAA GTGACTAGTGTAAATGGCTTGTCATTCGGACAATCTGCTGGATTGAGAGATGATCTGGATGTCGATGATAATGATATTGCCGAAAAAAAGAGATTACCGTTTCTGGATCGGCTGATGGAAGCAAgtcaaaaagaaaatattctaACTGAACAAGAAATCAGTGATCAAGTGAATACTATCATGTTTGAG GGGCACGATACAATTGTTGTTGCATCTAGTTTCTTCTTGTCAATGATGGGCTGCCATCCGGACGTTCAAGAAAATGTCATTCGAGAATTGGACGAAATCTTTGGTGATAATGATAGGCCTTGTTCCTTCCAAGACACTTTGGAGATGAAATATCTCGAGCAATGCTTGATGGAGACGTTGCGTCTATACCCACCAGTTCCATTTATTGGGCGTAATGTTAACACTGACTTGAAATTAGCATCTGGAGACTACACTGTTCCTGCTGGTAGTTCAATTATTGTGGACACAATTATGATTCACCGCTCACCTAAACTTTACCCGAATCCAACTACATTCGACCCGGATAATTTCTTGCCGGAAAAGACAAGAAATCGTCATTATTATGCTTTTATACCATTTTCAGCCGGACCGCGATCGTGTGTTGGTCGAAAGTATGCAATATTGAAGCTGAAAATTCTTTTGTCAACGATTATGAGAAACTTTCGGGTAAGATCGAATATTAAAGAGTGTGACTTTAAGCTCCAAGGTGATATAATTCTCAAGAGAACTGAAGGTTTCAAAGTGAtccttgagtcaagaaaatga
- the LOC123271900 gene encoding uncharacterized protein LOC123271900 — protein sequence MRKKLLVLFCVVVIARGETRPDDVGTLEIQMVHKMDELKKLHSIKLFGDIVTLDKLDDQESEGVHERSKRIDDPLVARVDEFFNTRKIKIALPSDGSAADLFGRALGKKSIDIELRKFTTDASEARTKLKRMMLPVLLALKLKALIVLPIVITLIGLVGIKGLGVGLAALLLSGAVALKALLTPPPSYPARVSYGIVKPEVYHEHWHRSQEEVNQPYRGWAPELPLEPYPYHELP from the exons atgagaaaaaaattgttagttttGTTCTGCGTGGTCGTGATCGCGAGGGGTGAAACTCGCCCCGATGACGTAGGAACCTTGGAGATCCAGATGGTCCACAAGATGGACGAACTCAAAAAGTTACACAGTATTAAGTTGTTCGGGGAcattgtgacgctggataAGCTGGATGACCAAGAAAGTGAAGGTGTTCATGAACGATCGAAGAGGATCGACGATCCTTTGGTCGCGAGGGTTGACGAGTTTTTCAACACTAGGAAGATTAAAATTGCGCTGCCTAGTGATGGTTCCGCGGCAGATTTATTTGGCAGGGCATTGGGAAAAAAGAGTATTGACATTGAATTGAGGAAATTCACTACCGATGCTTCGGAAG CCCGAACAAAACTAAAGAGAATGATGTTACCCGTATTACTCGCCCTGAAGCTCAAGGCCCTGATAGTCTTGCCAATAGTGATAACTTTGATCGGTCTTGTGGGTATTAAAGGGCTCGGTGTGGGCCTAGCAGCTCTTCTTCTCTCTGGCGCAGTGGCCCTCAAGGCCCTTTTAACGCCCCCACCATCTTACCCGGCCCGCGTCAGCTACGGAATCGTCAAGCCTGAAGTCTACCACGAACACTGGCACCGATCTCAGGAGGAAGTCAACCAACCCTACAGGGGATGGGCGCCCGAGTTGCCGCTCGAGCCCTACCCTTACCATGAGCTACCTTGA
- the LOC123271885 gene encoding uncharacterized protein LOC123271885, giving the protein MKTILSVMLIITVDYVCGEIDPWNSHQLIGDAPNNAKIKDFKDKETLISKDCVKSYSMTCLKLDVVSFVDKLSEAQSLGLFPGISVVKENNSDSMSTSEVIANLARDFPNDIEKRLDVFLMHKIGMYLNNHAISIKLFDAKTLEAARSFNKEIADFGTDSESGRGKKDKGMGTLTAGLMMMKGTLGALGFGALAMLAGKALMTGLMALMLSAIVGLKSLTGGSEKKTTYEVIAKPVYSNSHSHSSEEHHAGHGYGHSGYGRSIDLTESVVKESIQKYGNVRNRRSF; this is encoded by the exons aTGAAAACAATTTTGTCAGTGATGTTGATCATAACAGTCGATTACGTTTGTGGTGAAATCGACCCTTGGAACTCACACCAGTTAATCGGGGATGCTCCCAATAATGCGAAAATCAAAGACTTTAAGGACAAAGAAACGCTAATAAGCAAAGATTGCGTTAAATCATACAGCATGACGTGTTTAAAGCTGGACGTCGTGTCTTTTGTAGACAAGCTTTCAGAAGCCCAAAGCTTGGGACTCTTCCCCGGAATTTCGGTGGTCAAGGAAAATAACTCGGATAGTATGTCTACTTCTGAGGTGATCGCTAACCTGGCGAGAGACTTTCCAAATGACATTGAAAAAAGGCTAGATGTATTTTTAATGCACAAAATTGGGATGTATTTGAATAACCACGCAATTTCTATCAAGCTGTTTGACGCTAAGACTTTGGAAGCTGCGAGGAGCTTCAATAAAGAGATCGCTGATTTTGGGACAGACTCAGAGAGTG GTCGTGGAAAAAAGGACAAAGGGATGGGAACATTAACAGCAGgattgatgatgatgaagggGACACTGGGAGCCCTAGGATTCGGAGCCCTCGCGATGTTAGCCGGCAAAGCCCTAATGACAGGTCTGATGGCGCTGATGTTGTCGGCGATTGTGGGCCTTAAATCACTGACCGGCGGTTCAGAGAAAAAGACTACTTATGAGGTGATTGCAAAACCGGTGTACTCGAATTCGCACTCTCACAGCAGCGAAGAACATCATGCAGGACACGGGTATGGGCACTCGGGCTACGGAAGGTCCATTGACTTAACAGAATCTGTGGTCAAGGAAAGTATTCAGAAGTATGGAAACGTTCggaatcgacgtagtttttag